The window TTAAACTTacacacatttattttatagtCTCTATGATATATGGAATGCAATATCAAGAACAGTATAGGTATTCTTTAAACACACCGGGAGATAGCCAGAAGAGCACATAAAGTCCTGAGTCCTGAGACAGAAAAGTAAAAGGTACATCAGCACAGTCTCATGATGGaatgttcacatttttaaatgatttattatgGTTGAATTTATACAATGCTCCAATTAACCCTTCTATTCAACTCTTTTATAGTCACTTGGTGCATGGTCAAATAaccggggtctctaattagcggcAAGTCAAAAAAGACTGGCATGAactgctgtggctgtaggcaacttcctgaggttttttttttaattaactccacAGGATGGCAGtatagctgcatttgaagtatcatgagtggtcagcagctttatctaccacTGCATGCGCTTTTTTGGTTCCACTCATGCTTGTATTactgctggctgagcagtttgctccttactatTACAACACTGTTTTTGTTGCAGCTGTGTTGCACAATTTACTTGGGAATAAATGAtcatgtggtcaaagacagctttgttttcctttccactttttcatgcactccaaattattattaaagtttaaaaaatgaagttgtcgtATATAATTAGCATTTAAATTTAGGAAATAATAGCTTCTCACCAATTATCGCCTGCTTCTAATTCATTCCTTTGTAGTTTAAGTAAATAAGCATCCTGGCTATAATATTAGCATGTatggtataataataataatttaagaaaaaaacttttctgttttttctcctcTGAGCAGATTTTCCTCCATCTCACCCCAAAGTGTTCCCAGTCTTGGAAAAGATGCGCACAAAGAACTCTCCAGGCTGGTTGGGTCGATAGGTAGATGCTACAACGACATAGTGACCCGGGTCCAGGTGCACCTTCCTCCACACTCCCCTGTCAGAcatgcccataggtgtgaaagTAAGTGTGAtaaaagtgttttgttgttgtggatAGAACTTTCCCTGGGTAAAAGTGGTCATAAATTCACATCATTTTACCTTTGAGCCTTGTATTTCCCTGAGCGACCAACGGGGCGATTTTTCAGGAAGAAGTTGCGCTGCAGACACATGCCTTGAAGCTATGTGGGGAAATAAACCATAACAAAGTGAATACTTTATTCTATATTAAATTCATGACAGAATAactgatattatgagaaacagatcACCTCGGGGGgaacctgaaaaaaacaaagacagagaACAGTGTGAGCTCCAAAAGTGAAATGAGGATGTTAGATGTTAAAATAAGGACCTTGTAGATGTGAAAAGCAATGTAGAGGAAGTGGACTTTATCCCTCTGCCTTCTGTCTTTCTGCAGGACTTCCACCAACACAGTGCACTTTTTGACTTTCATCTTCTGTTTATCTACTTTCTTGCTCTCATGTGGCGTactgtcctcctcctcatcgtccTCCTCCGCTTCGTCGTCCTCATCGTCCTCATCAGGCTGGTCTTGCTCCGTAAGTACCAACTCAAACTGGGGGTTCTTCCAAAATGATCCTGAGGGGGGGATCACAACGCCGTTGTGATGGCTTAAGTATGTATGTTTACCCTCACATACTTGATATACATACGGTGGTATTTGCGGCTTCCACCGGCAGAGCTTCCTTGTAGCCACAATCCTTCATGCTCGTTGATCGTCCATTTAGATGAGGAGGAGCTAAGAGGGTCTGCTGTGTTTCGCTCCACAAGGGTGTCAGGATTAACACTGCAGAGCTCCACATAGTCAAACTTCTTGCTGAAATCATCAGCACTGATCCTGGTACAGATCACAGAAAACAGAGGATTGTGTGGACAACTACACCAAAAAGGTGAATGCTTATTAGACCACTTGCTTACCAGAACTCTCCATCTTCCCTCCTTTTCATTTCTAGCCTCTCTTTCTCCTCTTTGGTTATGTCATCCCATTCCTTACCCCTGCAGCCACACACCAAGATAAACACAACAtgtggccacacacacacacacacacacaaatacataaacacacagGGGGCCGCCTCACTTGTCACTCCAGGGTCCACTATATTCAACAAAGCCCCAAGGATTCCTCAGTCTCAGGAGCAAAATCTCATCTGACACATGTCTCACCTGAAAACATTAATGTATGTAAAGATGAAACagggattcttttttttttttttagagagaTGAGGTTACATAGCTTCATAACACTAATGAGGAATGATGGGAGTGGCAAAGAGGAAAGCTATCCAAACGTACTAAGTCAAACGATACACTCTTATGATATGACATGAGATACTGTATCTTGGGTTTtcattgtatttgcatttttttaaatgagaataTTCAAATTTATGATGAAGGGAGATGACAAGAGATGATGGCGAGGTTAGATAAAATAATGTGATAAAAAGATGAGACAGTAAATGACAGTATATGATGAGATTAAATGAGATGATGCAACAATAAgattaaatcaaattaaattatctcatgataataacaatagcATGATGCAATACAAGAAGGGACAATAAAATGATGATCTAAAATGAGATTATGCAACAATAACATGAAGAGATAAGTTGTTAAACGGTTCGGATGGGATGAGATAAGGTGTTAAGTTGATGAGATGACATGAAATGAGTAGGGCTGtatatatgcatgtgtgtgtgtgtgtgtgtacattagcagctccaaatgaactgaaaatttacatcaagctaaaagatatcacacgtctgaaaatgtatttgcctaacgctagtttctttaatagtagcagaacatttgaatcacgctTTATTCTGAGCAGTGAGGgcttgtgttcaaagacatcatgtaatttaagatgaattcacatgttttgagtgtagatgtattttctgggatttccgagcacatgtaagtaaatgcagcaaaattgtacttccgcagtaagagttatgTTAGTGAGTGATGAGAATATCTAcctactgtttttctttgtctttttgtttatttagaccaaacAAAGTtgaatgtaattaataaattagtTAGCGccattaacgcgctatttttgacagccctaaaaattaGATTGAGACAGTAACATGATGCGATAGGATAGGATTCTAAAATGATGAGATGGCGAAACATATAGCTCCAGCCATGgtaaataatgctaataatgctaatacTATTACGGTCATTTCAATGCTACACAGTGTGACTTTGTAGGGTACTGGCCTGGTCTGTTTCAGTGATGGCGTAGGCGTGGCCCTTTATAAGGCCATCTTTGTTTATTTGACCTACTTCCCGGTAGTTGTTGGCCtgtggagacaaaaaaaaagctctaaCTCAGCACTCCCTGTCTGTCCCATGCATATCTGCATGTTGGGACACTTTGAGGCTGACGTGTACCTGAATGAAGCAGCTGAGCAGGCTGCCTCGAGCAAGGGCAGCTGTCAATAACCTCCACCAGACACGAGGCGTATGAGAGGCAACCGGCAGTGAGTATGCGATTCCACCCGTAAAGTCCTCCATCCCCTCGGAAATGTTGCCCCCCTTCAGACTTCCGTATGAGCCAATTAACCTGCAACCGTGTAAGAGGTGGGAAACGGATGTGAGGAGTGGAGGATGTCAGACATTACAACCCAGGGACATATGCTTGCAAGTAGCGGTACTGACTTGGCATAGGCCTTCTCCACCAGGGCGCTCCAGTACTCATTGCGGGTGTGAGAATAGCTGAAGAGCAGACGGCCCTCTCGTACTGGCAGCCTATCATCCACAACCACCTCCACCCACTCACCATACTGCCAGAACTACACAGGACACACGGAGAGACGAGCACCATGATTGAGATTAACGACACGTGAGGTGGAGGGACAACTTATGTTTCATTCTGCAAAATCCTTTTACTTTTTATgatgtgtgcatttgttttaaatgttgtaCAAGACCAAGAGTAAAATAACTGGGCTGTTAAAAAGTTGAGTCATAAAACACGCAGTTCTCTTGCCCTTTTGCATGTACCGTTTTCAAAGGAAGTAATTGGTCATGACGCAGGGTGTGTTCTCTACTACTGACTGTGTGTACACAGCACACAGCCCTCCaggtgtgtgtgcctgtgtgtgtgtgtttgtgtcagtgGGTAGTCACTCTCCCTGCATGTCCGGACTGCTCTCATAAAATCACCCTGACAAGACAAAATGAGCTTACCGTCCCTCCATCCTACAAGTTGAGTCATGTCACATTCTCGTTAAGAGTCTCCAAAGGGCCACTGCTCCAAGGGAAAACACACCTTAAAGAGCTAATACTGCAGAATTCTTCAACAATCTTTTAGAAGACTGATGAAATGCTGTGATGTGTAATTGGCAAGTTAATGCCTCTTCATCTGGTAATCAGATGAAATAGCTTCCTGGTAGGTAGGCAGGGTTGTAGATAGGATGGTTGGTTGGATGGTAGGTTAGGTTAGTAGCTGGGGTGGCGTGTAAGCATGTTGTACGTTGGGTGGTAGATTAGTGATAGGTTGGTAGATTGTGTGGTCAATAGTACCGTAGGTTGGTTAGTAGTTAGGAAGATATAAATAGTGGTAGACCGATATGTAGGGTAAGTACTTTCGGTGGCAAGATAGGTAGCTATGTTTGGTGGAACattggtaggtaggtaggtaaatAGATAGTTGGGATGTTGTGTGGTGGACAGGGTTCCTATGCAAGCATGTAAAGTATGGAAAAGTATGTAATTGATTTGATAAATTTCCAGGTCTGGATAAGTATGCAAAATGGAAATTCAagtttggaaaaatattcatgttaCTTTTACCACTGTTAtgttttctaaaagataaaatttTGAATTATGAAGGTAATATTGGTAGGTAAATAGGTGGGTGGGTATGTTTTTttataggtaggtaggtaggtattGGTTGGTTGGTACTTTGGTAGGTTGGTTTGTAAGTTGGTAGTTTGTGTGGTGGATAGTTGGGTAGGAGGGCTGGTAAGTACTGACTTTAGGTACTACTGACTAGTAAGTAAATAGGTAAGTTTTTTTATAGGTAGGTAGGTATATTGGCTGGTTGGTAGTTAGCTAGGTAGGTTGATAAGTCAGTGGTCAATAAGGTTGGTTTATAAAGAGATAAAGAGTTTAAAGAGTAAGAGTATAAAGAGAGTATAAAGAGTTTTTCATACATAGgttagtggtagtggtagtaacgtatagggatgtcccaatccgatcttcaaatccgctgtatttgtgaagatcggataatatcggcttccgctacgagatcgggccaatccggttgccgtaACACGTTCATAcatctgagccacactccaacatggtgtaccgtggtgaagttagtttcatgttggatgTTGGCTATTCGTCTgaatagctacagcggtagttccctctcactgtgcccggactacTGCGTCATGGTGCAGGGAGCTCGTACGGGAAgtgcacaaacactactaaacatgctGAAATGGCGGCGAAAAACATTGGAAAATCCTcttgttacggagcgtgaatggaaacTAGCGGGGTtcacttagtttagctagtgcagctgtgtgtgtgcgtgtttatgTGCGCGGCTCAGACTacatgagtatattttcactgtgttgtgttttactgctttaatgtaaggactaTTTTACAATGCCCAGCATTCATGGATGACATGTCCACACTGACCACTACTGCAGCATGCACCAGGCGACGACTTGGAAAGCTGCAGGAGAACATCACATAGGCCCGGATGAAAATCAAGCCGATTAAGTCAAGAAGCATCTCAACAGTCAAGGGAGAGCTTAAGAACGTGAGGTTCTGCATTGGTGACGACCCAACCCAAAATTCGTCAAAAGCCTGGGCAGATGGTACAATGCAAGCCTCAGGGACAAAGACCAAGTGCCGGTATTAAGGCAGGACATCACCACCAGTCTGGACACCATCAACAAGACAATGCTGCCAGGGAAGCTCGAACTCTGGTGCCTACAATTTGGACTTCTCCCTAGGGTAATGTGGACACTCACGATCCACGAGGTCCCAATAACAACGGTGGAAAAGATGTCCACTCACTAACTCTGTTGTGTGAAATATACGTCGCCATTACGTCACGTCCTGGTCAACCCAATAACACCCAAAATGGtaagctgttaaaaaaaaattcacagaaAAAGCCTCACCATCATACATTGTATTAAAAAGTGTGCAAGAGTGCACaatatcatttttccatgattgtTCATGTGTATGCACAGAAAAACTAAAGAGACGGTGAGGCACTTGTCAATCACACTGAAAATCTGAGACacacatgtaaaaatataaaaattgttgggtttttttcaaaacctttgaTTTAAactcatttactgtatttactcaaacaaagtgcaaagtgcatttacaaagtaaataaatgacaacattttaaaaaatgtaaatgttgagaTTTCAGTCAACGGTGCCCTGCTGCCATGAAATATACCAAAATATGATATTTtaagtttttcttcataaactgaaatAGAACAAGTGAAACttcattttaatatgcaaattggttagaaaataacaactttaccggtactattctgttcaacttgcatgtcacaaaattctataaaaataaaaaagcatttgcaatatgtaaacgatacccaGTCCTAGTGCTCGGTAGGTTGCAATGTGAcctcaaaaatgtatttccattttCTACCGTTCAGCCTGCTCAGCGTAACGGTGAGCTGTAGTCCCACCCAGGTGACTTTAGGTGAGAGACAAAcgacaccctggaccggtcaccGGTGAGTTACAGAAGCATGCACACCTGATAGTGaatattgttgctgttgttgcaaAAAAGGTGCAGGTCTCAGCTGGCCTGAAGCTGGTAAGGCCTGTAATTAACAGTCTGTCATTAGCAACACGATGGATGGAGGATGTCATAGCTGAGTGGCGGTGGTAAAACCTCTCTATGATCAGTAAGATCTCTATGATACTCACCCTGAAATAGAAGATGCCCGCATAAGACTGGGACAGGCTTTGGTTGGCCGGAACCACCTTGACAAAGAGTTTAGGGTGAA is drawn from Dunckerocampus dactyliophorus isolate RoL2022-P2 chromosome 12, RoL_Ddac_1.1, whole genome shotgun sequence and contains these coding sequences:
- the capn12 gene encoding calpain-12 isoform X1 — translated: MLDDKFAGSKRFLAACHYTDSSSTLPPGGTHTFPGWAAPRRRCCFWSFLWVCALVFKHQRVKSNILLTARTTWRPLQVLSRTPSAEQKSIGMPEDDDPSKAIKWKRPKDISENAVFVEGTTGTTDICQGQLGNCWLLAALSCLTIHPKLFVKVVPANQSLSQSYAGIFYFRFWQYGEWVEVVVDDRLPVREGRLLFSYSHTRNEYWSALVEKAYAKLIGSYGSLKGGNISEGMEDFTGGIAYSLPVASHTPRVWWRLLTAALARGSLLSCFIQANNYREVGQINKDGLIKGHAYAITETDQVRHVSDEILLLRLRNPWGFVEYSGPWSDKGKEWDDITKEEKERLEMKRREDGEFWISADDFSKKFDYVELCSVNPDTLVERNTADPLSSSSSKWTINEHEGLWLQGSSAGGSRKYHRSFWKNPQFELVLTEQDQPDEDDEDDEAEEDDEEEDSTPHESKKVDKQKMKVKKCTVLVEVLQKDRRQRDKVHFLYIAFHIYKVPPELQGMCLQRNFFLKNRPVGRSGKYKAQRGVWRKVHLDPGHYVVVASTYRPNQPGEFFVRIFSKTGNTLGTQDFMCSSGYLPVMAAPLAPEEKMRVLRAFDEAAGSDDRLNVKELMKLFNSVLDKHYHLPLETCRQIILGKDTRGRASLNRQQTEALLSDLRNLQLIFFQFDEESSGTMSPFELTAALLAVGMKCDSKVAQLLSERFASGELRLPFHGFVAAVTRLQKLFALYNSESSEEVKDRGINSWLIQFLVV
- the capn12 gene encoding calpain-12 isoform X2, which produces MEAPSGSFKNPIRFQDQDFKTLLEKCLKSGEMFSDPFFPAEQKSIGMPEDDDPSKAIKWKRPKDISENAVFVEGTTGTTDICQGQLGNCWLLAALSCLTIHPKLFVKVVPANQSLSQSYAGIFYFRFWQYGEWVEVVVDDRLPVREGRLLFSYSHTRNEYWSALVEKAYAKLIGSYGSLKGGNISEGMEDFTGGIAYSLPVASHTPRVWWRLLTAALARGSLLSCFIQANNYREVGQINKDGLIKGHAYAITETDQVRHVSDEILLLRLRNPWGFVEYSGPWSDKGKEWDDITKEEKERLEMKRREDGEFWISADDFSKKFDYVELCSVNPDTLVERNTADPLSSSSSKWTINEHEGLWLQGSSAGGSRKYHRSFWKNPQFELVLTEQDQPDEDDEDDEAEEDDEEEDSTPHESKKVDKQKMKVKKCTVLVEVLQKDRRQRDKVHFLYIAFHIYKVPPELQGMCLQRNFFLKNRPVGRSGKYKAQRGVWRKVHLDPGHYVVVASTYRPNQPGEFFVRIFSKTGNTLGTQDFMCSSGYLPVMAAPLAPEEKMRVLRAFDEAAGSDDRLNVKELMKLFNSVLDKHYHLPLETCRQIILGKDCANKTRGRASLNRQQTEALLSDLRNLQLIFFQFDEESSGTMSPFELTAALLAVGMKCDSKVAQLLSERFASGELRLPFHGFVAAVTRLQKLFALYNSESSEEVKDRGINSWLIQFLVV
- the capn12 gene encoding calpain-12 isoform X3 encodes the protein MEAPSGSFKNPIRFQDQDFKTLLEKCLKSGEMFSDPFFPAEQKSIGMPEDDDPSKAIKWKRPKDISENAVFVEGTTGTTDICQGQLGNCWLLAALSCLTIHPKLFVKVVPANQSLSQSYAGIFYFRFWQYGEWVEVVVDDRLPVREGRLLFSYSHTRNEYWSALVEKAYAKLIGSYGSLKGGNISEGMEDFTGGIAYSLPVASHTPRVWWRLLTAALARGSLLSCFIQANNYREVGQINKDGLIKGHAYAITETDQVRHVSDEILLLRLRNPWGFVEYSGPWSDKGKEWDDITKEEKERLEMKRREDGEFWISADDFSKKFDYVELCSVNPDTLVERNTADPLSSSSSKWTINEHEGLWLQGSSAGGSRKYHRSFWKNPQFELVLTEQDQPDEDDEDDEAEEDDEEEDSTPHESKKVDKQKMKVKKCTVLVEVLQKDRRQRDKVHFLYIAFHIYKVPPELQGMCLQRNFFLKNRPVGRSGKYKAQRGVWRKVHLDPGHYVVVASTYRPNQPGEFFVRIFSKTGNTLGTQDFMCSSGYLPVMAAPLAPEEKMRVLRAFDEAAGSDDRLNVKELMKLFNSVLDKHYHLPLETCRQIILGKDTRGRASLNRQQTEALLSDLRNLQLIFFQFDEESSGTMSPFELTAALLAVGMKCDSKVAQLLSERFASGELRLPFHGFVAAVTRLQKLFALYNSESSEEVKDRGINSWLIQFLVV